The genomic segment CTGCTGGAATTGCGGCTTGATGTGAAAGATCCAGACGGGAACGCCGGGCGGCAGCTTGTCGATCTCCCGGCGGACCAGCTCGGGGGTGAGGTGGCGCGCCGTATCGGCCAGAGCGCGAAGCCGGTTGGGGAAGGCGCACTCCAGGATGACGGCCCGGAGCCCCCTGAGGCCGCGGGCCGCGGCCCACAGGGCCTGCGTCGGCCCGGTGTCGCCCGAGTAGATGAACCCGCGAGCGCCGTCGTGGATGATGAATCCGGTGGTGGGGACGGAATGGCTCACGCCCACCGGCGTCACCCATAATTCTCCCAGCCGCTGCTCGGCCCCTTCGACGAGGCTGCGGTACTTCAGCACGGGAGCGGTGGGCGAGGGGATCTGGGCGAAGTCGGGCCACACCACGCTGTTGAAGACCGACGTCCGCAGGGCCTGCACCACCGGTTCCACCCCGGCCACGGTCACGGGCCGGGCGGCCGGCGCACAGGCCAGTGTTTCGGTGAGGAAGGCCAACCCCGCGATGTGATCGAGGTGGGCGTGGGAGACGAGGACGTGCTCCACCTCGA from the Candidatus Methylomirabilota bacterium genome contains:
- a CDS encoding 3',5'-cyclic-nucleotide phosphodiesterase, whose protein sequence is MKIRVLGAYGAEGLAQRPSAFLVDDRILVDAGTVTGALSVAEQLEVEHVLVSHAHLDHIAGLAFLTETLACAPAARPVTVAGVEPVVQALRTSVFNSVVWPDFAQIPSPTAPVLKYRSLVEGAEQRLGELWVTPVGVSHSVPTTGFIIHDGARGFIYSGDTGPTQALWAAARGLRGLRAVILECAFPNRLRALADTARHLTPELVRREIDKLPPGVPVWIFHIKPQFQQEITEELSRIDGGRLTVVEQDKTYEL